Proteins found in one Kwoniella bestiolae CBS 10118 chromosome 1, complete sequence genomic segment:
- a CDS encoding 26S protease regulatory subunit 10B: MASPEASSSTAPAPAPAESSAPAPTIVAPAGMAADKYEAIKGYRAKVKEHSRMSDNLKQVRLNIRTLSTDFDKTEDDIKALQSVGQIIGEVLKQLDEERFIVKASSGPRYVVSYRPTLPAAKLKAGVRVSLDMTTLTIMRILPREVDPMVYNMSLEDPGSASFAGIGGLGDQVRELREVIELPLMNPELFERVGINPPKGVLLYGPPGTGKTLLARAVAATLNTNFLKVVSSAIVDKYIDYEAIVKLSDGFNGADLRNVCTEAGLFAIREDRDAVVQEDFMKAVRKLNDAKKHETKM, from the exons ATGGCATCTCCAGaagcatcctcctccaccgctcctgcacctgctccAGCAGAAAGTTCAGCTCCCGCCCCCACCATTGTAGCTCCAGCGGGAATGGCAGCGGACAAGTACGAAGCGATCAAAGGGTATCGAGCA AAAGTGAAAGAACATTCAAGAATGTCAGATAACCTCAAACAAG TCCGATTGAACATCCGAACGCTCTCGACGGATTTCGACAAGACagaagatgatatcaaaGCGTTACAATCTGTTGGACAGATCATCGGGGAAGTGTTGAAAcagctggatgaggagagat TCATCGTAAAAGCGTCATCAGGTCCTAGATATGTGGTATCGTACAGACCAACATTACCAGCTGCCAAG CTCAAAGCAGGTGTAAGGGTATCACTCGATATGACGACTCTGACAATCATGAGAATCCTTCCCAGGGAAGTTGATCCTATG GTGTACAACATGTCCCTTGAAGACCCTGGATCAGCTTCGTTCGCAGGAATAGGTGGATTAGGAGACCAAGTCAGAGAATTAAGAGAAGTTATAGAATTACCTTTGATGAATCCTGAATTGTTCGAG CGAGTCGGTATCAACCCACCAAAAGGTGTATTGCTGTACGGTCCTCCAGGTACAGGTAAAACACTGCTGGCTCGAGCTGTAGCCGCTACGTTGAATACCAATTTCTTGAAAGTTGTATCTTCAGCT ATCGTCGACAAGTACATTG ATTATGAAGCGATTGTAAAGTTGAGTGATGGGTTTAATGGAGCGGATCTGAGGAATGTCTGTACGGAG GCCGGTCTATTCGCAATCAGAGAAGATAGAGATGCAGTCGTACAGGAAGATTTCATGAAAGCGGTGAGAAAGTTGAACGACGCTAAGAAGCATGAAACGAAAATGTGA